From Acidobacteriota bacterium:
GCCAGCTTATTTGGCCAGGCCGCCGCATTGTCACGCCAGAATCTCACGCGGTTATTGCCAGTTGGCGCCGCTGCCGGAGTCGCCGCCGCGTTCAATGCCCCACTGGCGGCAGTCACGTTTAGCATTGAAGAGATTGTCGGAGACCTTGATCAAACACTTCTGTCAGGAATAGTGGTGGCAGCCGCCCTGGCGGCTGTGATTGAGCATAATGTGTTGGGGGCCCATCCGATCTTACACATTCCACCCGGATATGGATTGCACCACACCTCATCCCTCCTGCTGTATGCCGTGTTGGGAGTTGTGGCAGCCCTGGTTTCGCTTGTATTCACTGATTTACTGCTCGTTCTCCGCAAAAAATTTCGTCAGAGTCGGGTCTTGCCTGGCTGGGCTCGCCCAGCAATTGGAGGGCTTGTCACTGGGGTTCTGGCCGTGGTGGCACTCTTATGGTTGAACGAATCAGGCATAACTGGTGGCGGATATGAAACACTCAACCGGGCACTGGCCGGAGTGCTGGATATACGGGTGATGCTGGTTCTGTGCGCAATGAAAGTGCTGGCTACGACATTCTCTTACAGTAGCGGTGGCGCTGGTGGAATTTTTGCGCCATCGCTGTTTATTGGGGCCATGGTTGGTGGTGTGATCGGGTATCTGGACGTTGGTTTGTTTCACCACAGTAGTGCTGAAATCGGAGCCTTTGCCCTGGTTGGGATGGGGGCAGTTTTTGCGGGAATCATTCGGGCGCCGATTACATCAGTCTTGATCATTTTTGAAATGACAGGCAGTTATGAACTCGTCTTGCCACTCATGATTGCCAACATGATTGCTTATCGTCTGGCGCGAAAATGGCGGCCAACTCCGATCTATGAGGCTTTGCTGGAACAGGACAATATTTTTCTTCCACACCCCTCAGGGAAAGTAACCCATGCCCTTGAGCAAATCGGAGTGGGGGACGCCATGACCACCGACCTCATAACCATTCCAGCCGATATGGCTTTACCCGAAGCTCTGGAGGTGATGTCACCTTATGACTTTGCCACCTTCCCGGTTGTTGGCACCCAGCGTGAGTATCTTGGGTTGGTCAGCCGGGCGCGTGTTCGGCGAAATCTGGCCTTGAACCAGGGGAAACAAACCATTGCCGATATTGTGGAAAGAGTTCCCACCGTCTTCCCTGATTATGCACTTGTCCGAGCCGTAGTCATTATGAACTCTTCTCAGATCAGACACTTAGCTGTTGTTGATCGTGAAGATGAACGCCGGTTGCTTGGAATGATTACCATGAGTGATGTGGTGAGAGAGCAGGCGGTGGTTGCTTTAGACCTTGGAGTGACAGGGAAATCATTTACACCAGAATCTGGATTGACGCGAAGTTTTTGACCTTGACCAAACTCAAACATCTAAATATTTAAATGAGGAGCTTATGGCCTGGACCTATTTGATTATTGCCGGGTTGCTCGAAATTGTGTGGGCGATTGGGCTGAAATACTGCGAAGGATTTACCAAACTCTGGCCCAGCCTCGGGACGCTGGCCGCAATGGGCGTCAGCTTCTTTCTGCTCTCGCTGGCGATGCGAACGCTTCCGGTTGGCACTGG
This genomic window contains:
- a CDS encoding chloride channel protein; protein product: MKDYGHRFRAAVRLWRFRLHRANVAGLRVFLKLIPEEGQRVFALTIFVGAICGIAAVAFHLAIHFAETHLIDRAQAAPGYSWIWWVILLPTLGGLVCGILLEFVVPDARGSGIPQVKVAYVVHDGRLALRTVVGKFLLGTLQIGSGASLGREGPTVQICAGIASLFGQAAALSRQNLTRLLPVGAAAGVAAAFNAPLAAVTFSIEEIVGDLDQTLLSGIVVAAALAAVIEHNVLGAHPILHIPPGYGLHHTSSLLLYAVLGVVAALVSLVFTDLLLVLRKKFRQSRVLPGWARPAIGGLVTGVLAVVALLWLNESGITGGGYETLNRALAGVLDIRVMLVLCAMKVLATTFSYSSGGAGGIFAPSLFIGAMVGGVIGYLDVGLFHHSSAEIGAFALVGMGAVFAGIIRAPITSVLIIFEMTGSYELVLPLMIANMIAYRLARKWRPTPIYEALLEQDNIFLPHPSGKVTHALEQIGVGDAMTTDLITIPADMALPEALEVMSPYDFATFPVVGTQREYLGLVSRARVRRNLALNQGKQTIADIVERVPTVFPDYALVRAVVIMNSSQIRHLAVVDREDERRLLGMITMSDVVREQAVVALDLGVTGKSFTPESGLTRSF
- the sugE gene encoding quaternary ammonium compound efflux SMR transporter SugE; its protein translation is MAWTYLIIAGLLEIVWAIGLKYCEGFTKLWPSLGTLAAMGVSFFLLSLAMRTLPVGTGYAVWTGIGAVGTAILGMVLFNEPRELARILCIGLIVVGILGLKFSSSSPT